Proteins from one Podarcis raffonei isolate rPodRaf1 chromosome 1, rPodRaf1.pri, whole genome shotgun sequence genomic window:
- the GAD1 gene encoding glutamate decarboxylase 1 isoform X2 gives MATSDPSSSNTAPDPNPSNLRPTTYDTWCGVAHGCTKKIGLKICGFLQRNNSLEDKSRLVSALKERQSSKNLLACENSEKETRFRRTETDFSNLYARDLLPAKNGEEQTVQFLLEVVDILLTYVRKTFDRSTKVLDFHHPHQLLEGMEGFNLELSDNPESLEQILVDCRDTLKYGVRTGHPRFFNQLSTGLDIIGLAGEWLTSTANTNMFTYEIAPVFVLMEQITLRKMREIIGWSNKDGDGIFSPGGAISNMYSIMAARYKYFPEVKTKGMAAVPKLVLFTSEHSHYSIKKAGAALGFGTENVILIKCNERGKIIPADLEAKILEAKQKGYVPLYVNATAGTTVYGAFDPIQEMADICDKYNLWLHVDAAWGGGLLMSRKHRHKLSGIERANSVTWNPHKMMGVLLQCSAILLREKGILQGCNQMCAGYLFQQDKQYDITYDTGDKAIQCGRHVDIFKFWLMWKAKGTVGFESQINKCLELAEYLYNKIKNREEFEMVFEGEPEHTNVCFWYIPPSLRGIPDSEERREKLHRVAPKIKALMMESGTTMVGYQPQGDKANFFRMVVSNPAATKSDIDFLIEEIERLGQDL, from the exons GGTTCTTGCAAAGGAACAACAGCCTGGAAGACAAGAGCCGGCTGGTGAGCGCGCTCAAGGAAAGGCAATCTTCCAAGAACCTGCTGGCCTGCGAGAACAGCGAGAAGGAAACCCGGTTCCGGAGGACCGAGACGGACTTCTCAAACCTCTACGCCCGGG ATCTGCTGCCAGCTAAGAATGGTGAGGAGCAGACGGTGCAATTCCTCCTGGAGGTGGTGGACATTCTCCTGACGTATGTGAGGAAGACCTTCGACAGGTCCACCAAAGTCCTGGACTTCCACCACCCACACCAGCTCCTGGAGGGCATGGAAGGCTTCAACCTTGAGCTGTCTGACAACCCAGAGTCACTCGAGCAGATCCTAGTGGACTGCAGGGACACCCTGAAATACGGAGTCAGGACAG GTCACCCTCGCTTTTTCAACCAGCTTTCTACAGGGCTTGATATCATTGGCTTGGCTGGAGAATGGCTGACGTCTACTGCTAATACAAACAT GTTTACATACGAAATTGCACCTGTTTTTGTCCTCATGGAACAAATCACGCTTCGAAAAATGAGAGAGATTATCGGATGGTCAAATAAAGATGGAGATGGAATATTCTCACCGG GTGGTGCTATATCCAATATGTATAGCATCATGGCTGCCCGCTACAAATATTTCCCAGAAGTCAAAACCAAAGGCATGGCTGCAGTGCCTAAACTGGTCCTCTTTACCTCAGAACAT AGTCACTACTCAATAAAGAAAGCTGGAGCTgcacttggttttggaacagaaaaTGTGATTTTAATAAAGTGCAACGAAAG AGGCAAAATAATACCAGCTGATTTGGAAGCCAAAATTCTAGAAGCCAAACAAAAG GGATATGTTCCCCTTTATGTGAATGCAACTGCTGGCACAACAGTTTATGGGGCCTTTGACCCAATTCAGGAGATGGCAGACATTTGCGATAAATACAACCTTTGGCTCCATGTGGAC GCTGCCTGGGGCGGAGGATTGCTAATGTCCAGGAAGCATCGTCATAAGCTGAGTGGCATAGAAAG agCCAACTCTGTCACATGGAATCCACACAAGATGATGGGGGTTTTATTACAATGTTCTGCCATTCTTCTTCGGGAAAAG GGCATACTTCAAGGTTGCAACCAGATGTGTGCAGGATATCTGTTCCAACAAGATAAGCAATATGATATAACTTATGACACTGGGGATAAAGCAATACAGTGTGGTCGCCATGTGGACATATTCAAATTCTGGTTGATGTGGAAAGCCAAG GGTACAGTGGGATTCGAAAGTCAGATCAACAAATGTCTTGAATTAGCAGAATACCTCTATAATAAAATTAAGAACAGAGAGGAGTTTGAGATGGTTTTCGAAGGAGAG CCTGAACACACAAATGTTTGCTTCTGGTACATTCCACCAAGTCTCAGAGGGATCCCAGACtcggaggagaggagagaaaagcTACATAGG GTCGCACCCAAAATCAAGGCGCTGATGATGGAGTCAGGTACCACGATGGTTGGATATCAGCCACAGGGAGATAAAGCAAACTTCTTCCGAATGGTTGTCTCAAACCCTGCAGCTACCAAGTCTGACATTGACTTCCTCATTGAGGAGATAGAAAGACTGGGGCAAGATCTGTAA